Within the Mauremys reevesii isolate NIE-2019 linkage group 2, ASM1616193v1, whole genome shotgun sequence genome, the region ATCCTCAAacgaaacctgcacaacaccttccaAAGACAAgcctaggagcttaaattcataactttgccatacaccaaaaatcatgatcttaataaagacattggatttatggtttattacagcaatctgtaacccactagcccccttttttattttatgaCTACAGGGGTATTAACAGGCTGCTTCACTTTGAAAGGCCCCTTAGAATATGTGGGGGAAAaaactaggagtccttgtggtacttTAGAGACTAccaaatttattttggcataagctttcgtggactagaacccacttcatcagatgcatgaagtgaaaaatacaggagcaggtataaatacatgaaaggatggggttgctttaccaagtgtgagatcagtctaacgagatatatcaattaacagcaggataccaagagaggaaaaataacttttgaagtggtaagagagtggcccattatagacagttgacaagaaagtatgagcaacagtagggagaaattagcattgcggaaattaagtttaggttttgtaatgacccaaactctcccagtctttattcaggcctaatctgatagtatccagtttgcaaattaactccagttctgcagcttcatgttggagtctatttttgaagctttttgttgaagaattgccactttgaggtctgttattgagtgaccagagagattgaagtgttctcttactggtttttgaatgttatgattcctgatgtcagatttgtatccaattattcttttgtgtagagacagtctggtttggccaatgtacatggcagaggggcattgctggcacatgatggcatatatcacattggtagatgtgcaggtgaaggagccctggatggtgtggctgacgtggttaggtcctatgatggtgtcccttgaatagatacgtGGACAGAGTTCACACCGGGGTTTGTAGCAGAATTTTGTTCCtaggttggtgtttttgttgtgtggtgtgtatttgctggtgagtatttcctCACTGGGGgcctgtctgtaagcaaggattgGCCTgtttcccaaggtctgtgagagtgagagattgtccttcaggataggttgtagatccttgatgatgcgctggagaggttttagttgggaactgtaggtgacagctagtggtgttctgttactttctttgttgggtctgtcttgtagtaggtgacttcttggtacccttctggctctgtcaatctgtttctttacttcaccaggtgggtattgcagttttaagaacacttgatagaaaTTCTGTgggtgtttgtctctgtttgaggggttgaagcaaatgcggttgtatcttagagcttggctgtagacaatggatcgtgtgatgtggtctggatgaaagctgaaggcatgtaggtaagtatagcggtcagtaggtttccagtatagggtgatgtttatgtgaccattgcttattagcactgtagtatctaggaagtggacctcttgtgtggactggtccagactgaggttgatggtagggtggaaatggttgaaatcatggtggaattcctcatgGGCCTCCTtcctatgggtccagatgatgaagatgtcatcagtgtggcgtaaggggacgagagctgaggaagcgttgttctaagtcagccataaaaatgttggcatactgaggggccatgtgggtacccatagcagagccgctgacttgaaggtataaattgtccccaaatctgaaatggctgaactttgtgactttgtcctcacccacaactgtCAGTTTGCCGTGATGGTATTGGGgatgctattcctgatggcttgtagcctatctttgtgtggaatgtagTGTAGAGGGCTtttacatccatagtggctaggatcgTAAACTGCCTGTTTAATCTTctattttgctgtgacactgaatacacagagctcttcaggtctgggaaaggtatcttgaaagcttctctctttcaccaacagaagttggtccaataaaagatattctcaCCCACCTTCTCATTCAGAGTCAAGTCATTATCAGTCTCATATCAAAGATGATCTGAATGAGATCAGCCACAATAGTAATATTCAgcacatccagggccggctccaggcaccagcttagcaagcaggtgcttggggcggccactccggagaggggcggcaggtccagctattcagcggcaattcggcggagggtccctcactcctggtcggagcaaaggacctcccgctgaaatgccgcagatcgcgattgcagctttttttttttttttttttttggctgcttgaggcggtaaaacccctggagccagccctgagcacaTCTGCAGACTAATGTTTTCAAAAATAGGTGCCTAATGTTCTAAATAAGGCCCCGATTGGAAATTATTTCCTTTTCAGCACACCACTTAAATGCTTAAGTCATGAAggctttaagcatatgcttaactttaaacacttactatattttgtgttttcactgtatTTGCTATATTTTGTGCCAGATGGCCCTGATCCAGagtccacagaagtcaatggaaagactccctttgaGTTCAATGGGCTTTAATCAGGCACTTCCACATAACTTTACATTAGCCACATTTTTTAATAACAAAAGCTTTAAGGTGTTcaattttgttttattactgTGGCTGGCCCCAattctagtgaagtcaatgggagtagtcAGCAGGGATTAACACTATTGAATATAAGCAAGGGTTGAAGAACTGAGCTCTTTGTGTTCAGCCTTTATCAAATTCAGCCAGTAAAAAAGCTGCATTAACTAGTGCGGTGAAGATTTCCTGTAGGTTAAATTCTGGTTTTAGAGATGGGAGATTTCAAAATTAGtatttataaattttaaaatacaaaaaacaatTCTGGATGGCAGCATTGGTACTAATTTCACGTGGGATTTATTGCTTAGGAGGGATTCAGCTATTCATGGTTTTCTGTTTTATTGGAATGGCACATGGAGTTGTAAAAGGGTATGTTTGAATTCACTCTGCTGGGGGTCACAATATATTTGTTTAAGAATATTGCCTCCTTTGTATTGTTGGCTTTAGGAGGGGCTTTTTTATGTTGTTAGGCAGCATTGAGTTATCCATTAGAACAATAAAACTATTTCATCACCACCTGTCAGACCTGAACTTTGTACAGAAACTAACTCCCATTCTATCATCTAAATTAAACTAACAGCCCAACCCAGGTTGAACCTATTCAGAGCAGAAATAGCATGAAAAGGGGCTAAGAAAACCACTCAGACAAGTTTCGACATGCTAATCTGTGATATTCTATGTTCTAATTCAAAGTACTTTGTAATATTTGTGAAAATACATTAACCGTCATCGGAGGGAGGGAGGTCAGAGAAACTTGTGGGAAAGGTTATAGCTACCAAAGATTTTAAGATGCATGTGGATATTTGTTTCTGTGGGTCATGGACCCATTTCATAGTGCCTTAATACTCAATCTTTTCACCTATACAAAGCAGATTGAAACTTCCCAGGACACCgaggcctgatgcaaagcccattgaaatcaataagaaTCTTTCCATAGagttcaatggactttggatcaggtcatagaatatcagggttggaaaaaaCCCTAGACCATGTCCTACGTGTGGTCTCTGGTTTAGTTTAGCTTTGTCCAAATATTTCTCTGTGCATTGAAGGTCCTTGATACGCTCTCGTCGGCCCATCTAGATTCAGGTAGATCTCTCCATAATGCATATATCCTGTTGAATAACTTATCTCTGAGAATCACTCAGAGAGAAAATATGCCCTTAAAGAGACACTACAGTaacatatttaatttttaaattatcaGACATCAATAATATGTGGCAGCATTTATAttatctattaaaaataaaagaaaatcacACTAAATTAGATCAAGCTCACCTTACTCACATGTTCAGATAAGGTGTGGGAGAATAGATAGGGCTTGCAATATGCTCTGAGGGAGCAAAAGCAAAAGAAGTGAATTTGAGAACTGAAGGTCCCTTTGTTGATAGCACCTTGCATACAGATTTAGTATCTGGGGACTAATATCAGTGTCCAAACAGATCTCTATGGCTGGATGGCATATAGGGGGAGAGCTGCCAAATATTATAGATTAAAATAAACAGCTTGAATTGTGCCCAAATATAAACTAGTAGACCGTGCAAGTGACTGAGCACAGGTGATATATTTGTGTTGCCATTAAGTCAACCACTAGATTTTGCACTAGCTGAAGTTTTCAAATAGCTTACAATCAATCAGAAGGCAAACACTGTTCGTTTGTTTTCCTCCTTATTCGAAGGGCCTGATCGTTCAAACACTTACTACCAAGTATTCTGTATTaattgataattttttttaatctagaccCTTCATTTTGATGTTGTTGAAGAGCTTCATTCAAGATTTCAGACCCTGACCTCTGACATAAACAGAAGTGGAGCTTCCTATCTGTTGAAGCTTGCCAATCGGCTTTATGGAGAGAAGACCTACGGTTTTTTAGCAGTGAGTTCATGTGACAGAATTCCTGTAGAATTTTTCAAAACTCAATCATCAGTTACTTCCCATTTCTGTTAGGGCCTGGTCCTGCCcctcttgaagtcagtggcaaaactcccactggaacAGGATTTATATAAAACCTTAATACAATTTGGAATTAATTTAGTAAACTGCATAACTGCCATGTTATTGATTGATTCCAAGCAGAATAACTTAATTATTTGTATATTTATGAGGTAAAAAATTTGAGGTCAGTTGAAGGACCCACAAGACAAACCATTTTTGGCTACAAATTTAGTATCCTGCTTTGGGAAGTAGCAGTCTGATATCCATTTGTGCTTCTGGCTCTCAAACTGATAAATCTGTAAATATGGGGGAGAGATTTTCAAGGGCAcaagtggcagttaggtgcctactgccattgattttcaatggggATTGTGCTGCTATGTCACTGAGgtatttctgaaaatcccacccgcTAGTTATATCAGTGGTATACTACCTGATATACTTTAAAACCAGCATACCTTCCATAGGTGAAATTCTCCCCTATGCAGAGAGCCTACATGAGGTCTGATGGCCACTTATGTCCCACTTAAAATCTCAGTGGGAGTTCAGTAGTGCTTAGGCTTGTATGGGCCTGTTGCACGGGGGAGAACGTCACCCAATTTAAAAAGCCTAACACTGAAACATCAGTAATAAGCAATCAGTTCATATTCATGCATAATGGGAGCATTGAAATATTAGTGTTCACCTGTATCTGTCAGAAACAAACATAATAAAATGCAAGATAGACAGATTCTTTAGCTAACCTAAGTTAGTGTTGTTTCACTAGGCTctaaataggcttggcagaatttaatttttattattttataatgtTGGCGGAtaatatttttaagcattttatcctttgtctatttaaatttctagttgtgggaaattatgggggggtTCTAACAATGGGCAGGTCAGACAGTAATGATTTAATAGCAatagagattcaaaaagttaagaTATATAatagttaaaacacaaattgtcaacatcatatgtcaaaatatagaaatcaaagatccttaaatcaaactctggaaagcagcatttttcttactgtgcctctctgtaaatttcaattattattgatggaaatttCTTTTTATCAGTTTATATATGTAGAATGAAATAGATGTTTACCAACATGTACTGAAAAAAGTCTAATCCTTCCAGACATAGCTATAAGAATATTCTCTATGTACAATGAAAGCTATTTCTTCTGACTGTGTATTCTAGGACTTCTTGACTAAGACTCAGAAATTATATGGAGCTGATTTAGCTACGGTTGATTTTCTACTTGCTTCAGATGAAGCAAGGAAAGAAATTAACCAGTGGGTAGCAGAGCAGACTGAAGGTAAGAGATTTTGATTAGTTAAATAAAGGGTGTCTTTGTGTGGCTACTCATTAGGGATATGTCCTCATTTTCTGTTGCCGTTAGAATTGTTCCATCTTGTTATGGGATATCCAATAACATGGCTGGTAAAACCAGAAAATGCATGAACATAGTGTTTATGGCAGCTAGATAACTCAAAAGAAATGTGCATTTTCATACATTAAGGCCAACAATTGCCGAAATAGGTGCctcaatatggatttaggagcctaagtttagGCATctggttttgaaaatcttggtcttaTTTCTAAATCATGTAGTCCTAAATGTTGGGTGCCAAACTACAGATACCCTAAAGAAGCCTTATGCCAGATAGCATATGCTCAccgctttctgaaaatcaggccccgtTAGGTTGTCTtgagttgagcacccaaaaattgaTGCATTTCTGAAAATTTAGGCCGTCGGGGTTTACACTTTTGTGAAGTTATTATATATGGACTATTATTATGATACACAGCATAATGTAGTACAGTACAAGAGGATGGTGCTTAAATAGACTATATTTGTAtcgggggggggaaatcagaaaTCTTTTCTTGAATTAAgacagcagatttttttaaatgtagatatGTATGGTGTAAAATAATGTTGTaatgattttttatttcttttaagatAAAATCCCCAACCTGTTGTCTGAGGGCTCAGTTAATAATATGACCAAACTAGTGTTGGTCAATGCTATTTATTTCAAAGGAAATTGGGCTGAGAAATTTAAAGAAGCAAACACGAAACCAATGCCATTTCGGTTAAATAAGGTAATGTAGATACATGCTGTTATCTTTTTGCTTGTAGGATATCTATAAAGGGATGCTCTCAGGTAATTTAGGCCCCAAATTAAAGTTttataaattttttaaaattacaaaccAAATATGAATAGAAACATTTTCACgttctgttttttgttgttttgttttttaatttattcaaacagttttttgtttggatataaaccaggggttctcaaactggggggtgtGACCCCTAagggggtcacaaagttattacatgggggctcatgagctgtcagcctccatccccaaaccctgctttgcctctagcatttataatagtgttaaatacaaaaaaagtgtttttaatttataagggggggggtcacactcataggtttgctatgtgaaaggggtcaccaggacaaaagtttgagaaacactgacataAACATTTTCCTGAAATCAGTGGGCTAGATTCTGTGTTTCACTGCTTGTCCATTTTCTGCAGGAATGGAAGAGTGGAGGAAAATATGGCATGAAGTACATTTTGCCCCTCCAATACTCTGTCTTGGGACCTGTTTTCCCCAAATATAATTTAGCATAGCTTTAAATTACGCTTTTAATGCCTCCCTGGAAGCAGTTATGCTAGCTGAGCATAACTGAATCACTCTGTACTTGGCCAAGGCTTCTTTCCTTGCCATATATGCCCCTTATGCCAGTGACTGTGGGAGGAACCATGCTAGGGTTGCTGATTTTGCTTGGACATGTTCCTGAAGGTTtcctcacatgacataatctttaattaaagatgaattcctggagattccaggacagtcctggaggattggcaaccctagacCATGCAGAGCAATCTATTAGTTTTACAGTGCCTGGGGATAGCTTTTACACTGGGGTTATTTCTCACAGGCCGTTAATATAGTTTGTGGCCCCTCTTGCTATTGGAGGAGCATAAAAGAGCTACAATTGAATGAAGAATCTGGGCTAGTTTCTACAGTCGAAGAAGGAAACATTATGCTAGGCAAGAGAAACTGAAAGCAAAACTGAACCTCATAATATGCTAATAATTCTTAGCATTTACATGGCACCGGATCTTCAAAGAATTGTTAATAAATCAAGCATTAGTGAATCTGACCTGTGAGTATTTTCATTGCCATGTGGGCAGAGGGAGTAAACCATACAGTGAAAAGtaatttagattttaaaagtCAATTTTAATCTAAGGTATTGTTAATAACATAGGTAAGGAAATCTGATTTttaattgtaatttaaaaaatgttcttttattttttgtaaaccTTCCAGAATGAAAGAAAGACAGTGCAAATGATGTATCAGAAAGAGAACTATCCTTTTGGGTACATCTCTGAACTGAAATGTCGTGTGCTAGAGCTTCCCTACGATGGAAAAGAACTTAGCATGATCATCTTGTTACCTGATGACATTGATGATAACTCCACTGGACTCCAGCAGGTGATTTATACAAACCAGTCTCAGTTTCTGCTTGGATGGCATTTCACAGTTTTCATGTAATATAGAACCTTGTTTTCAGTCTGCCCCTCACCCATTCAAAACCCACAAATTGTAACTTTTAACATTATACCTTCACCTATTCGTCCTAC harbors:
- the SERPINB1 gene encoding leukocyte elastase inhibitor isoform X2, producing MEILSNANTHFALDLFRKLNETNPTGNIFFSPVSISAALAMVLLGAKGNTETQLLKTLHFDVVEELHSRFQTLTSDINRSGASYLLKLANRLYGEKTYGFLADFLTKTQKLYGADLATVDFLLASDEARKEINQWVAEQTEDKIPNLLSEGSVNNMTKLVLVNAIYFKGNWAEKFKEANTKPMPFRLNKNERKTVQMMYQKENYPFGYISELKCRVLELPYDGKELSMIILLPDDIDDNSTGLQQLEKQITLEKLQEWTQPQNMHPIDVHVHLPKFKLEDSYDLGSDLSGLGLQDIFDSGKADLSGMSGARDLFLSKIVHKSFIEVNEEGTEAAAATAGIAMFCMLMEEDFKADHPFLFFIRHNSTRSILFFGRYASP